In Fluviicola taffensis DSM 16823, the following are encoded in one genomic region:
- a CDS encoding NAD-dependent epimerase/dehydratase family protein, with the protein MIKNKRIFITGGAGFIANTLISNLIEENTIIVFDNFHRDTISNSIFAKHKNLTIIKGDVLDKELLTKSMEGAEIVVHAAGIAGIDTVIKDPVKTMTVNMIGTANALEAARINQVSDRFIDFSTSEIFGSMAFKSTEKDETVSGSAGEARWTYAVSKLAGEHLTHAYHAQYKLPTVTVRPFNVYGPGQTGEGAMQIFIKKALKNEEIFINGDGSQIRAWCYVDDFVDCLMRCLENPKAVGESFNLGNARAVITTLGLAQTVCRVLNSKSEIKFRDQLSADIELRIPSVKKTEELLGFKAKVDLEEGIIRTAEYFKSL; encoded by the coding sequence ATGATAAAAAATAAACGAATTTTTATAACTGGCGGCGCTGGATTCATCGCCAACACACTTATTTCAAACCTAATTGAAGAAAACACCATTATTGTCTTTGATAATTTCCACCGAGATACAATTAGCAATAGTATCTTCGCGAAACATAAAAATCTAACCATTATTAAAGGAGATGTTCTTGACAAGGAACTACTTACAAAATCAATGGAAGGTGCAGAAATCGTTGTGCATGCTGCTGGAATCGCAGGTATTGACACCGTAATTAAAGACCCTGTCAAAACCATGACTGTTAACATGATTGGCACTGCTAATGCATTGGAAGCTGCACGAATCAATCAAGTTAGTGATCGCTTTATTGATTTTTCGACCTCCGAAATATTTGGTTCAATGGCTTTCAAATCAACTGAAAAGGATGAAACTGTTTCCGGTTCTGCAGGAGAAGCACGATGGACTTATGCCGTTAGCAAATTAGCAGGCGAACATTTAACGCATGCTTACCACGCTCAATACAAATTACCAACGGTTACAGTAAGGCCTTTCAACGTTTATGGCCCAGGACAAACAGGTGAAGGTGCTATGCAAATTTTCATCAAAAAAGCTTTAAAAAACGAAGAGATTTTTATCAATGGAGATGGAAGCCAAATAAGAGCTTGGTGCTACGTAGATGATTTTGTAGATTGTTTGATGCGTTGCTTGGAAAATCCGAAAGCGGTGGGTGAAAGTTTCAATCTTGGAAATGCACGCGCAGTAATTACAACTTTGGGGTTAGCTCAAACAGTTTGTCGCGTATTAAACTCGAAATCTGAAATTAAATTCAGAGACCAACTTTCTGCAGATATTGAATTACGTATTCCATCGGTCAAAAAAACCGAAGAATTGCTTGGTTTTAAAGCAAAAGTAGATTTAGAAGAAGGAATTATTCGCACAGCAGAATATTTCAAATCACTATAA
- a CDS encoding 7TM diverse intracellular signaling domain-containing protein, producing the protein MRKLFVLSLLLLVKVVTNAQVIINSNDDFIKLEEQQISYFIAPQKTSSLQEIRSHLNEFKPVNSRMVNLGFETKDVWFYFETKNISDSRLIRMLKLSNPIIDEVDVYKRIGNNTFIPVSKGGDQRPFAWRYNGNRELIFPLKLDPHSTNGFLFRVNNGGEQFYFQSSLEKGSYIQVKHGNKQVFYGLLFGVMIFIIILNLAIGVLFRQRIAYIYTLYGASFTLLQMSLLGFGTTWLWTDQFFISNRANPIFATLGVFYFLNFTYRFLELKQNTPRILPFVRFIQISLLINLCISLIPGTIFMNISAITVNALTLILNLFIIYPLIITLRTGSKTAKSYLVAFSVLQISVFAFVLRNFGIIPNSFLADNGLQIGFAVEMIILTFAILQRFKLMNDASISVLAEANELKENLNIQLEAEVDLRTKEVIQQRNELEHKNEEITSSILYAKRIQNALLPSNSYYTNLIPNLNVFYYPKDIVAGDFYWIKRIRIGEDIWKFVAVADCTGHGVPGAMMSVLCMNALNESSRLLEEADPADLLTRVSTYLRNYLLTDGMELSDGMDISVVCFNSEKKIMRFCGANNPLWILNETEIKVIPPTKRPVGKSESSLAFVQHEMTYHPNERILLFSDGCIDQFGEKTGKKLKTPGLKKMVIDKFDSNPTTHLKNIEKGLLEWMGKEEQLDDICMMLIDLN; encoded by the coding sequence GTGAGAAAATTATTCGTTCTATCTCTGTTATTGCTTGTTAAAGTTGTTACTAATGCGCAAGTAATTATTAATTCTAATGACGATTTTATAAAATTAGAAGAACAACAAATCAGTTACTTCATTGCACCTCAAAAAACTTCTTCACTTCAAGAAATACGAAGTCATTTAAACGAATTTAAACCTGTGAATTCACGCATGGTAAATTTGGGATTCGAAACAAAAGATGTTTGGTTCTATTTCGAAACAAAAAACATCTCCGATTCCCGATTGATTCGTATGCTTAAATTAAGTAATCCAATCATTGACGAAGTGGATGTTTACAAACGTATTGGAAACAATACGTTTATTCCGGTTTCGAAAGGTGGAGATCAAAGACCATTTGCTTGGAGATATAATGGTAATCGAGAATTGATTTTCCCATTAAAACTAGATCCACATAGTACCAATGGTTTCTTATTTCGCGTAAATAATGGCGGTGAGCAATTTTACTTCCAAAGTTCGCTTGAAAAAGGATCATATATTCAAGTAAAACACGGAAATAAACAGGTTTTCTATGGCTTGCTTTTTGGAGTAATGATTTTCATTATTATTCTCAACCTTGCTATTGGAGTATTGTTTCGGCAGCGCATTGCTTATATCTACACCTTATACGGAGCTTCCTTTACCCTACTCCAAATGTCATTACTTGGCTTTGGAACAACTTGGCTCTGGACAGATCAATTCTTTATCTCAAATCGCGCAAATCCGATATTTGCAACCTTGGGTGTATTTTACTTTTTGAATTTTACTTATCGTTTCCTCGAACTAAAGCAAAATACTCCTCGAATACTTCCTTTTGTGCGATTTATTCAAATATCGTTATTGATAAACCTTTGTATCAGCTTGATTCCTGGAACAATTTTCATGAATATTTCAGCCATTACTGTTAATGCACTCACCTTGATTCTGAATTTATTTATCATCTATCCACTCATCATTACTTTAAGGACTGGTTCAAAAACAGCAAAATCATACTTAGTCGCTTTTTCTGTACTACAAATTTCAGTATTTGCTTTTGTACTTCGGAATTTTGGAATCATTCCAAACTCATTTCTCGCAGATAATGGCTTACAAATAGGATTCGCAGTTGAAATGATCATCTTAACATTTGCAATTCTACAACGTTTCAAATTAATGAATGATGCTTCCATCTCTGTTCTCGCTGAAGCCAATGAATTGAAAGAAAATCTAAACATTCAATTGGAAGCCGAGGTTGATTTACGCACGAAAGAGGTTATTCAGCAACGAAATGAATTGGAACATAAAAACGAAGAAATTACAAGTAGTATTTTATACGCAAAACGCATTCAAAATGCATTGTTACCAAGTAATTCATACTATACAAACTTAATTCCTAATCTGAATGTTTTTTATTATCCTAAAGACATTGTAGCTGGTGATTTTTATTGGATTAAACGTATTCGAATTGGTGAAGATATTTGGAAATTCGTCGCCGTTGCAGATTGTACTGGTCATGGTGTTCCTGGAGCAATGATGAGCGTTTTATGTATGAATGCTCTAAATGAGTCTTCTCGTTTATTGGAAGAAGCAGATCCTGCAGACTTATTAACGCGAGTGAGCACCTATTTGAGAAACTATTTACTGACAGACGGGATGGAGCTTTCAGATGGAATGGACATATCCGTTGTCTGTTTCAATTCAGAGAAAAAAATCATGCGTTTTTGTGGTGCAAATAATCCGCTTTGGATTCTAAATGAGACTGAAATAAAAGTAATTCCTCCAACGAAAAGACCCGTAGGGAAATCAGAATCAAGTTTGGCGTTTGTGCAACATGAGATGACTTATCACCCAAATGAGCGAATCTTATTGTTCTCGGATGGGTGTATTGACCAATTCGGAGAAAAAACGGGCAAAAAATTAAAAACCCCTGGCCTTAAGAAAATGGTTATCGACAAATTTGATTCAAATCCAACAACTCATTTGAAGAACATTGAAAAAGGATTACTCGAATGGATGGGTAAAGAAGAACAATTGGATGATATTTGTATGATGCTAATTGACCTGAATTAA
- a CDS encoding M43 family zinc metalloprotease — MRKKLLLSVFSLIGMISTGNSFAQENHFKCGSHTQMQKLYAENPGLEADYKKLMNRYTENRIVNGKAITVRIIPIVFHIVHEYGEENISDLQVIDQVKILNRDFRKKNADTSVVISPFDTIIGDAHIEFRLATIDPYGNPTNGIEHIFNHNTNLADDYSKLNQWNRDEYLNVWTTGTIGSSGTAGYAYYPTGVTGSGFWRDGIIILHNYVGSIGTGTVPYSRALTHEIGHYLGLAHTWGNDNDPGALSSCNQDDGIRDTPNCIGMTTCQLGLNSCNDTLVLNSYWGPSYNPVDNAQNYMDYSYCSVMFTRGQCSFMNNVLDQETSARNNLYTHDNLVLTGTDTILPSTSIPVADFYVDVNAGSPNIGPNAFGMTACVNNPIAFKDASWKATITSWEWSFPGGSPSSSTSQTPPNVTYAAAGWYPVTLKVSNANGSDTKTIDHMIYIQGDWADYYGPRSDNFNQNADFWIVNNPEENSPFFHRVTSGGRDNTACFKLNNFRLNTAQEFTEDWFYNDRLGNSKDYLISPAFDLRNTSNVNISFDYAYGTKANVTTNITEKLIVYYSRDCGKTWVQKGVITGAELASAGYVGNEDYVPNNNLQWKTKNYTYSVTASDNKTRFKFEFFTSDFSSNFYFDNFNISGTLGIEDNGVTSSITIAPNPVASGSDLSVEIPNSELGMQLIVMDLKGAIISTMNVPASSGVQTVNVPMNVAKGCYILNAIQGAAKSTHRVVVY; from the coding sequence ATGCGCAAAAAATTACTTTTGAGTGTATTTTCACTAATAGGAATGATTTCAACTGGGAATTCATTTGCTCAGGAAAACCATTTCAAATGTGGAAGCCATACACAAATGCAAAAATTGTATGCCGAGAATCCAGGATTGGAAGCTGACTACAAGAAACTAATGAATCGCTACACTGAAAACAGAATTGTTAATGGAAAAGCGATTACTGTTCGTATTATTCCTATCGTTTTCCATATTGTTCATGAATATGGCGAAGAAAATATTTCTGATTTGCAAGTAATCGATCAGGTTAAAATTCTGAATAGAGATTTCCGCAAAAAAAATGCTGATACGAGTGTTGTTATATCTCCATTTGATACCATTATTGGAGATGCGCATATTGAATTCCGTTTAGCTACAATTGACCCTTATGGAAACCCCACTAATGGGATTGAGCACATTTTCAATCACAATACAAACCTAGCAGATGATTATTCAAAATTAAACCAGTGGAATCGTGATGAATATTTAAATGTTTGGACAACGGGTACAATTGGTTCATCAGGAACTGCAGGCTACGCTTATTACCCAACAGGGGTAACTGGGTCTGGATTTTGGAGAGATGGTATTATCATCTTACACAATTACGTTGGAAGTATTGGTACAGGTACTGTGCCATACTCAAGAGCATTAACTCATGAGATTGGACATTACTTAGGTTTAGCTCACACTTGGGGGAACGATAATGATCCTGGTGCACTTAGCAGCTGTAATCAGGATGATGGTATTAGAGATACACCAAACTGTATTGGTATGACTACTTGTCAATTGGGTTTAAACTCATGTAATGACACACTTGTCTTAAATTCATATTGGGGACCTTCTTACAATCCAGTAGATAATGCTCAAAATTACATGGATTATTCATATTGTTCCGTAATGTTCACCAGAGGGCAATGTTCATTTATGAACAATGTATTGGATCAAGAAACAAGCGCTCGTAATAACTTATATACTCATGATAATTTAGTATTAACGGGAACAGATACAATTTTACCATCTACATCTATTCCAGTAGCTGATTTCTACGTAGATGTGAACGCTGGATCTCCAAACATAGGTCCAAATGCATTTGGAATGACTGCTTGTGTTAACAATCCAATTGCTTTTAAAGATGCATCTTGGAAAGCTACTATAACTTCATGGGAATGGAGTTTCCCTGGAGGAAGTCCATCAAGTTCAACATCTCAAACACCTCCAAATGTAACTTATGCTGCAGCAGGATGGTACCCGGTGACTCTAAAAGTTTCCAATGCAAATGGATCAGACACAAAAACAATCGACCACATGATTTATATTCAAGGAGATTGGGCTGATTATTATGGTCCTCGCTCTGATAATTTCAATCAAAATGCTGATTTCTGGATTGTTAACAATCCAGAAGAAAACTCCCCGTTTTTTCACCGTGTTACTTCAGGAGGACGTGATAATACAGCTTGTTTCAAATTAAACAACTTTAGATTGAATACAGCACAAGAGTTTACTGAAGACTGGTTTTATAATGACCGTCTTGGAAACTCAAAAGACTATTTAATTTCGCCTGCTTTCGATTTAAGAAACACTTCAAATGTGAATATTTCATTTGATTATGCTTATGGAACAAAAGCAAATGTAACTACTAATATTACTGAAAAATTGATTGTTTACTACTCAAGAGATTGTGGTAAAACATGGGTTCAAAAAGGAGTAATTACTGGAGCTGAGTTAGCTTCAGCAGGGTATGTTGGAAATGAAGATTACGTTCCTAACAATAATTTACAGTGGAAAACTAAAAATTACACTTATTCTGTTACAGCTTCTGATAATAAAACAAGATTCAAATTTGAGTTCTTTACTTCTGATTTTTCATCGAATTTCTATTTCGATAATTTCAACATCTCTGGGACTTTAGGAATCGAGGATAATGGTGTTACATCATCTATTACAATCGCTCCCAATCCAGTTGCTTCAGGATCCGATTTATCTGTTGAAATTCCAAACAGTGAACTTGGAATGCAATTAATCGTAATGGATTTGAAAGGTGCAATTATTTCAACAATGAATGTACCTGCTTCTTCAGGTGTTCAAACAGTGAATGTTCCTATGAATGTCGCAAAAGGATGTTACATCTTAAATGCTATTCAAGGTGCTGCTAAATCTACTCATCGAGTAGTCGTTTACTAA
- the nadC gene encoding carboxylating nicotinate-nucleotide diphosphorylase, which produces MFDEIVKNALQEDLGDGDHSSLACIPQNASGIAKLLVKDTGVLAGVEVAKKVCELVDSTLVFEELLSDGAWVKPGDIAFYLKGSAQSILGAERTLLNFMQRMSGIATQTKTYVDLLEGTNTRLLDTRKTTPGIRYMEKWAVRIGGGMNHRFALYDMIMLKDNHVDFAGGIREAITRTHDYLKATGKSLKVEIEVRNIAELHQVLEVGMVDRIMLDNFTPPLLKEAIEIIDGRYETEASGGITKQTIRSFAETGVDFISVGALTHSFQSLDMSLKATF; this is translated from the coding sequence ATGTTTGATGAAATTGTAAAAAATGCCTTGCAAGAAGATTTAGGAGATGGAGATCATTCCTCTTTAGCTTGTATCCCTCAAAATGCTTCTGGAATTGCTAAATTATTAGTGAAAGATACGGGAGTTTTAGCAGGTGTGGAAGTTGCTAAGAAAGTGTGCGAATTGGTCGATTCAACATTGGTTTTTGAAGAGTTATTGTCAGATGGCGCTTGGGTAAAGCCTGGTGATATTGCCTTTTATCTGAAAGGAAGTGCTCAATCTATTTTAGGTGCAGAACGGACATTGTTGAATTTTATGCAGAGGATGTCTGGTATTGCGACTCAAACAAAAACGTATGTTGATTTATTAGAAGGAACGAATACAAGGTTGTTAGATACTCGAAAAACCACTCCAGGAATTCGCTACATGGAAAAATGGGCTGTAAGAATTGGAGGTGGTATGAACCATCGATTTGCCTTGTACGATATGATTATGTTGAAGGATAACCATGTTGATTTTGCAGGTGGAATCCGTGAAGCAATTACTCGCACGCATGATTATTTAAAGGCTACAGGGAAAAGTTTGAAGGTAGAAATCGAAGTGCGTAATATTGCAGAGTTACATCAGGTTTTGGAAGTTGGAATGGTGGATCGAATTATGTTGGATAATTTTACGCCACCCTTGTTAAAAGAAGCAATCGAAATCATTGATGGTCGCTATGAAACGGAGGCATCCGGAGGTATAACAAAGCAAACCATTCGCTCTTTCGCTGAAACGGGTGTTGATTTTATTTCTGTTGGTGCACTGACTCATAGTTTCCAAAGTTTGGATATGAGTTTGAAAGCGACATTTTAA
- a CDS encoding FkbM family methyltransferase has translation MKRLLKNKIAENLLIGIILLSNARNWVFKLVPSNNHYKPGTIRTVKRKGIWYQLDLSDYQEWLVYFYCKSDSSDYVLNYLQKSEAIFDIGANIGQTAFNMFTMQKAKKLKPIIYAFEPYPRTFSKLESNIILNKNNGIKAYNLGLSFKKGTLNMVQHSPSNSGGFRMTSNYSKDTISVPVTSLDDFIFEYQISFVDFIKIDVEGFELQVLKGAEETIKRFRPILIFEYSVQNIQVQGGDIEESLEKLKSLNYKISTKEGLSDLKSILSLDYQTDLICIPN, from the coding sequence ATGAAAAGACTCCTCAAAAATAAAATTGCAGAAAATCTGCTAATAGGAATCATTCTATTATCCAATGCAAGAAATTGGGTTTTCAAACTGGTACCTTCCAATAATCACTATAAACCTGGAACAATTCGCACAGTAAAACGAAAAGGTATATGGTATCAATTGGATTTAAGTGACTATCAGGAATGGTTGGTCTATTTCTACTGTAAGTCAGACTCAAGCGATTATGTACTTAACTATCTTCAAAAGTCAGAAGCTATTTTCGATATTGGAGCCAATATTGGTCAAACAGCTTTTAATATGTTCACCATGCAAAAAGCAAAAAAGTTAAAACCGATTATTTATGCTTTTGAGCCATACCCCAGAACATTTAGCAAGCTTGAAAGCAACATTATTCTGAATAAAAACAACGGAATTAAGGCCTATAATTTGGGGTTGAGCTTTAAAAAAGGTACTTTAAACATGGTGCAGCATAGCCCTTCAAATAGTGGAGGTTTTCGTATGACGTCTAATTATTCTAAAGACACTATTTCTGTACCCGTTACGTCACTGGATGATTTTATTTTCGAGTATCAAATTTCATTCGTTGATTTTATCAAAATTGATGTCGAAGGCTTTGAGTTACAGGTTTTGAAAGGAGCAGAAGAAACAATTAAACGCTTTAGACCAATACTAATTTTTGAATATAGCGTCCAAAATATTCAAGTACAAGGTGGAGATATTGAAGAATCATTAGAGAAGCTTAAATCATTGAACTATAAAATAAGTACAAAAGAAGGTCTTAGTGATTTGAAATCGATTCTGTCATTAGACTATCAAACAGACTTAATCTGTATACCAAATTAA
- the rlmH gene encoding 23S rRNA (pseudouridine(1915)-N(3))-methyltransferase RlmH — protein MQVTLLCIGKTGKKFLEDGEQEYLKRLGHYLSFQMQVIPDIKQAKSLSETQIKQKEGELILDKIGVSDTLILLDERGKEFSSMEFSQYLQDQFNRGGKQLYFVIGGPYGFSDSVYQRANGKISLSQMTFSHQMIRLFFIEQVYRAMTILKNEPYHHQ, from the coding sequence ATGCAGGTAACGCTACTTTGTATTGGGAAAACAGGAAAGAAATTTCTAGAAGATGGAGAACAAGAATACCTGAAAAGGCTTGGCCATTATTTGTCGTTCCAAATGCAAGTAATTCCAGATATTAAACAAGCAAAAAGCTTATCTGAAACACAAATCAAGCAAAAAGAAGGAGAATTAATCCTGGATAAAATTGGAGTTTCTGACACTTTAATATTATTGGATGAACGTGGTAAGGAATTCAGTTCGATGGAGTTTTCTCAGTACCTACAAGATCAATTTAATCGCGGTGGAAAGCAGCTATACTTTGTGATCGGCGGACCGTATGGTTTTAGCGATTCCGTTTACCAACGAGCAAATGGAAAAATATCCCTTTCTCAAATGACCTTTTCGCATCAAATGATTCGCTTATTTTTCATCGAACAAGTTTATCGCGCAATGACGATTTTGAAGAATGAACCTTATCATCATCAGTAG
- a CDS encoding acyltransferase family protein, which translates to MKKSTIYFKNLDGLRTICFLMVFFFHSFTSQNLTVLNSQTYYTVKVGLFSNGNLGVNFFFVLSGFLITYLLIVEKQDTKKINVIHFWIRRVLRIWPLYFFCVFFGFFLFPIIKSHFGQTSQETAHLINYVTFTSNFDFITNGRPDASILGVLWSVSIEEQFYLIWPLLLSLLPVKHYWILFSTLILASLGYRITHNNYYHIEFHTLSCMNDLVIGSFVAWLIIRYKALQNRIISSSLVTQVLPYFAFAVHFFVRDEILAWNNNLIPYERIFTSILMSWIILDQAININGIFRLSRFKLLIKSGKYTYGMYCLHFLAILITITFTKSLFHQDTFWTVLVIEPIISLLLTYFISIISYNYFEKYFLKLKHQFV; encoded by the coding sequence ATGAAAAAAAGCACGATCTATTTTAAAAATCTGGACGGTCTTCGAACAATTTGTTTTTTGATGGTGTTCTTTTTTCACAGCTTTACCAGTCAGAACTTAACGGTATTAAACTCCCAAACCTATTATACTGTCAAGGTTGGATTGTTTTCTAATGGAAATTTGGGAGTCAATTTCTTTTTTGTACTAAGTGGGTTTCTCATTACTTATCTGTTAATCGTTGAAAAACAAGATACTAAAAAAATAAATGTTATTCATTTTTGGATCCGGAGAGTCTTACGAATTTGGCCTCTTTATTTTTTCTGCGTATTCTTTGGCTTCTTTTTATTTCCCATTATTAAATCTCATTTTGGACAAACATCCCAAGAAACTGCTCATTTAATCAACTATGTGACCTTTACCAGCAACTTCGACTTTATCACAAATGGTAGGCCTGACGCTTCAATTCTGGGTGTTCTTTGGAGTGTTTCCATCGAAGAACAATTTTATTTGATTTGGCCTTTACTTTTGTCATTACTTCCTGTTAAACACTACTGGATTCTATTCAGCACCTTAATTTTAGCAAGTTTAGGATATCGAATTACGCATAACAACTATTACCATATTGAGTTTCACACCTTATCTTGCATGAATGATTTAGTAATCGGATCATTTGTTGCATGGCTAATCATTCGTTATAAAGCACTTCAGAATCGAATTATTTCCAGCTCACTTGTTACTCAAGTGTTACCGTACTTTGCTTTTGCAGTTCACTTCTTTGTTAGGGATGAAATACTAGCATGGAATAACAACCTTATCCCTTATGAACGAATTTTCACTTCAATCTTGATGTCATGGATTATTTTGGATCAGGCAATCAATATAAATGGAATTTTTAGACTATCTCGTTTTAAACTACTTATAAAGAGTGGGAAATACACATACGGGATGTATTGCCTGCATTTTTTAGCAATTCTGATAACAATTACATTCACAAAATCACTATTTCATCAGGATACTTTTTGGACAGTTTTGGTAATTGAGCCGATAATCAGTCTTCTGCTAACCTACTTTATTTCAATAATCAGCTACAACTACTTCGAAAAGTATTTTTTAAAATTGAAGCACCAATTTGTTTAA
- a CDS encoding DUF4783 domain-containing protein → MNFILSLIASIICSLSVLTDASFSAVEQAFGREDATKIISYGKDKVLLQIQGKEGVYAQSQATQLLKDFFNRKPVSSFRFTFKGKESDDSPLTTGIYTSKSESFRVTIKWKHIGLDLRIESLSIE, encoded by the coding sequence ATGAATTTTATTTTATCCTTAATTGCTTCCATCATTTGTTCCTTAAGTGTACTTACTGATGCCAGTTTTTCGGCAGTAGAGCAAGCTTTTGGACGAGAAGATGCTACTAAAATTATTTCTTACGGAAAAGATAAAGTGTTACTTCAAATTCAGGGAAAAGAAGGTGTTTATGCTCAGTCACAAGCCACTCAATTATTGAAAGATTTCTTTAATCGCAAACCAGTTTCTAGTTTTCGTTTCACCTTTAAAGGGAAGGAAAGCGATGATTCTCCATTGACAACTGGAATTTATACTTCTAAAAGCGAATCTTTTCGCGTAACGATTAAGTGGAAGCACATTGGTTTAGATTTACGTATAGAATCATTGTCCATCGAGTAA
- a CDS encoding DEAD/DEAH box helicase, with protein MKFEELNKRLENTLVESGLEAYTEKQEKLVKLSKQGKNQLFFTALDDELIQGLHYISFMRAPEMLEGSPRVLWFTPTWESAREKVKSFQNLMKRTDVTIEIADNKGKIIEQRNAIFEGAEILIGNPKRLLEIYTQNGIHVNQLSLVIIDDADILCKDPLILQMVKRIAESLPKCQKLIFANKEHHRLEAFCEEICTFYEISDL; from the coding sequence ATGAAGTTTGAAGAATTAAATAAACGACTTGAAAACACACTAGTCGAATCAGGTTTAGAAGCATATACCGAAAAACAAGAGAAATTAGTCAAACTCTCCAAACAAGGTAAAAATCAGTTATTTTTTACCGCATTAGACGATGAATTAATCCAAGGCCTGCATTATATTTCTTTTATGAGAGCCCCTGAAATGCTCGAAGGTTCTCCAAGAGTATTGTGGTTTACCCCTACCTGGGAAAGTGCTCGCGAAAAAGTGAAGTCCTTTCAAAACCTCATGAAAAGAACAGATGTCACAATCGAAATAGCCGATAATAAAGGCAAAATCATTGAACAACGAAATGCCATTTTTGAAGGAGCTGAAATTCTAATCGGAAATCCAAAAAGACTACTCGAAATTTACACTCAAAATGGAATTCATGTCAACCAGTTAAGCTTAGTAATTATTGATGACGCTGACATTCTTTGTAAAGATCCACTTATCCTTCAAATGGTAAAACGAATTGCGGAAAGTTTGCCAAAATGCCAGAAACTCATCTTCGCAAATAAAGAACATCATCGATTAGAAGCTTTCTGTGAAGAAATTTGTACCTTTTACGAAATTTCTGATTTATAA
- a CDS encoding DegT/DnrJ/EryC1/StrS family aminotransferase yields MEKNLFIPLMIPDIQQQDIDAVTEVLQSGMLIQGKKVEALEEQIAAYLGVKHAIAVSNGTATLHLALIVLGIGPGDEVIVPALSYVATANVVELVGATPVFVDIELETFNINPNLIEAKITSRTKAIIPVHEFGLACNLRVINELAKKHQFAVIEDAACALGAKTGQIFAGTSGDLGSFSFHPRKAITSGEGGLLVTNNEALASQLRILRNHGIDARDGKMNFVAAGFNYRMTDIQAALVLSQFQRFEQILSSKQALAEIYFKELQDTDFVLPTVPENYVHTWQSFHVLVPEHIDRDSLIQQMKEEGVGVNLGAQCIPNETFYQRKYQLNCADLFPNALKANRKGLVLPLYERLNGSDLKQVCIILKQATNG; encoded by the coding sequence ATGGAAAAAAATCTTTTTATTCCTTTAATGATTCCCGATATTCAGCAACAGGATATTGATGCCGTTACTGAGGTACTGCAATCGGGAATGTTAATTCAGGGAAAAAAGGTGGAAGCTTTGGAAGAGCAAATCGCAGCTTATCTCGGAGTAAAACATGCTATTGCCGTTTCTAACGGAACCGCAACCTTACATCTCGCATTGATTGTTCTCGGAATTGGCCCTGGTGATGAAGTGATTGTTCCTGCCCTATCTTATGTTGCAACAGCAAACGTGGTTGAACTAGTTGGTGCAACACCTGTTTTTGTCGATATTGAATTGGAAACTTTCAATATCAACCCAAACTTAATTGAAGCAAAAATCACTTCAAGAACAAAAGCAATCATTCCGGTTCATGAATTTGGATTAGCTTGCAACCTGAGAGTTATTAATGAGCTCGCTAAAAAACACCAATTTGCAGTCATTGAAGATGCAGCTTGTGCTTTGGGAGCAAAAACAGGACAAATTTTTGCAGGCACATCTGGAGATTTGGGGTCTTTCTCATTTCATCCCCGAAAAGCAATTACTTCGGGTGAAGGAGGACTATTGGTTACCAATAATGAGGCGCTTGCATCCCAATTACGGATATTAAGGAATCATGGAATTGATGCGCGAGATGGAAAAATGAATTTCGTAGCAGCTGGATTCAATTACCGGATGACAGATATTCAGGCAGCCCTGGTATTAAGTCAGTTTCAACGGTTTGAACAGATTCTGTCTTCAAAACAAGCACTTGCAGAAATTTATTTTAAAGAACTTCAGGATACGGATTTTGTTTTGCCAACCGTTCCTGAAAACTATGTTCATACATGGCAATCATTTCATGTTTTAGTTCCAGAGCACATTGACCGGGATTCACTAATCCAACAAATGAAAGAAGAAGGTGTAGGTGTTAATCTTGGAGCACAATGCATTCCAAATGAAACCTTCTACCAACGTAAATATCAATTGAATTGTGCGGATTTATTTCCAAACGCATTAAAAGCAAACCGGAAAGGATTGGTTTTACCTTTGTATGAGCGCCTGAATGGTTCGGATCTGAAACAAGTTTGCATCATTTTAAAACAAGCCACAAATGGATAA